Sequence from the Nocardioides exalbidus genome:
TCGAGATCCCCGAGGGCCTCGAGGCCGTCACCCTCCGCGAGGGCGGCACCCCGCTGGTGCACTCCGACTGGCTGACCGGCGTCACGGGCGGCCAGGTGTGGCTCAAGGTCGAGGCCAACAACCCGACCGGCTCCTTCAAGGACCGCGGCATGACCGCCGCCATCTCCGTCGCGAAGCACGAGGGCGCGCAGGCCGTCGTCTGCGCGTCCACCGGCAACACCTCGGCGTCGATGGCCGCGTACGCCGCCAAGGCCGGGCTGAAGCCGCTCGTGCTCATCCCCGAGGGCAAGATCGCCGCCGGCAAGATGGCGCAGGCCGTCGTGCACGGCGCGCAGATCATCATGGTGCGCGGCAACTTCGACCACTGCCTCGACCTGGCGCGGGGCCTCGCGCGCGACTACCCCGTGGCGCTGGTCAACTCGGTCAACCCGGTCCGGCTCCAGGGCCAGAAGACCGCGTCGTTCGAGGTCGTCGACTTCCTGGGCGACGCGCCCGACCACCACCTGCTGCCCGTCGGCAACGCCGGCAACATCGCGGCCTACTGGCTCGGCTACCAGCAGTACGCCGAGCTCGGC
This genomic interval carries:
- the thrC gene encoding threonine synthase, whose product is MSTTTSTTNGQWRGVIEEYRDLLEIPEGLEAVTLREGGTPLVHSDWLTGVTGGQVWLKVEANNPTGSFKDRGMTAAISVAKHEGAQAVVCASTGNTSASMAAYAAKAGLKPLVLIPEGKIAAGKMAQAVVHGAQIIMVRGNFDHCLDLARGLARDYPVALVNSVNPVRLQGQKTASFEVVDFLGDAPDHHLLPVGNAGNIAAYWLGYQQYAELGRATKKPVMRGFQAEGAAPLVTGEPFPDPETKATAIRVGNPASWHLAEMAAKESEGRFAAVSDAQILSAQVELARRDGVFVEPASAAGVAGLLAELAAGESYAGKTVVITVTGHGLKDTATALESFGDIVDTVVDADVEAAAAAAGLA